A portion of the Punica granatum isolate Tunisia-2019 chromosome 7, ASM765513v2, whole genome shotgun sequence genome contains these proteins:
- the LOC116213111 gene encoding serine/threonine-protein kinase STY17-like isoform X1 — translation MEYYCTESCSSRAGAESYSSSNKSSRRPREKLDVYSSILWRLRELGVEEAWRPGFEDELLAHFRRLPHSYASDMSVEKAEDVLMHKRLLQMAKDPATRPAIEVRRAKASSSNQNCGNSVHSNTLSRVDAQGTAPRSRLRPIYEITISTNDKRKFLSQLTSLMSGLGLNIHEAHAFSTEDGYSLDVFVVACSKEQEAEELKTNLAMEIQKCERSLSPEKHVADANRQEQNGLMHMLKHVDVDFWEIDANLLRFEKKLASGSYGDLYKGTYLSQDVAIKVFRSEHINKALQQEFTQEVFILRKIQHRNIVKFIGASMRPPRLCIVTEYMPGGSVFDFLRKQKDVLHLSTVLRFAIDVSKGMHYLHQNDIIHRDLKAANLLMDENNVVKIADFGVAKIQCQSGVMTAETGTYRWMAPEVIGHKPYNHKADVFSFGIVLWELLTGKLPYEELTPLQAAIGVVQKGLRPKITSYTHPALEQLLNICWQLDPSMRPEFSEIMEILNHIAKLTQE, via the exons ATGGAGTACTACTGTACGGAGAGCTGCAGCAGCAGAGCAGGCGCAGAGTCCTACTCGTCGAGCAACAAGAGCAGTAGGAGACCGCGAGAGAAGCTTGATGTTTACAGCAGCATACTATGGCGGCTCAGAGAGCTCGGAGTCGAGGAAGCGTGGCGCCCCGGCTTCGAGGATGAACTCTTGGCTCATTTCCGTCGCCTCCCTCACAG CTATGCCTCGGACATGAGTGTGGAGAAGGCGGAAGATGTTTTGATGCACAAAAGGTTGCTTCAGATGGCTAAGGATCCTGCTACAAGACCTGCCATTGAAGTTCGTCGAGCAAAG GCTTCTTCCTCTAATCAAAATTGCGGAAATTCAGTTCATTCAAACACCTTAAGCAGAGTGGATGCTCAGGGAACTGCTCCAAGAAGTAGGCTCAG GCCGATCTATGAAATCACGATTTCCACAAATGACAAACGCAAATTTCTCAGCCAG cTTACTTCATTGATGTCTGGACTTGGATTGAACATCCACGAGGCTCATGCCTTTTCTACTGAAGATGGCTACTCCTTGGACGTATTTGTCGTTGCTTGTTCAAAGGAACAG GAGGCTGAGGAGCTCAAGACTAATCTGGCCATGGAAATACAAAAGTGTGAG AGGTCACTTTCGCCGGAAAAGCATGTCGCTGATGCCAACAGGCAAGAGCAAAATGGTCTAATGCACATGCTTAAACATGTGGATGTTGATTTCTGGGAGATTGATGCAAATCTGTTGAGATTTGAAAAGAAACTGGCTTCTGGATCTTATGGTGACTT GTATAAAGGTACGTACCTTAGTCAGGATGTGGCCATTAAAGTTTTTAGGTCTGAACATATAAACAAAGCTCTGCAGCAAGAATTTACTCAGGAAGTCTTTATTTTGAG GAAAATTCAGCATAGGAATATTGTCAAGTTCATTGGTGCATCTATGAGGCCTCCAAGACTTTGCATTGTGACAG AATACATGCCTGGAGGTAGCGTCTTTGACTTTCTCCGTAAGCAAAAGGATGTTCTACATCTCTCGACTGTACTCAGATTTGCGATTGATGTCTCCAAGGGGATGCATTACTTGCACCAGAATGACATCATCCACAGGGACCTCAAAGCTGCAAATCTTTTAATGGATGAAAATAAT GTAGTCAAGATTGCTGATTTTGGTGTTGCCAAAATCCAATGTCAGAGTGGTGTTATGACTGCTGAGACTGGAACATATCGGTGGATGGCTCCTGAG GTGATCGGACACAAGCCTTATAATCATAAGGCTGATGTCTTCAGTTTCGGGATTGTTCTGTGGGAATTGCTCACGGGAAAG CTTCCTTATGAAGAGCTAACCCCATTACAAGCGGCAATTGGTGTTGTCCAAAAG GGACTAAGGCCAAAGATTACAAGCTACACTCATCCTGCACTAGAACAACTGCTCAACATATGCTGGCAACTGGATCCTTCAATGAGACCTGAATTCTCGGAAATCATGGAAATCTTGAACCATATAGCAAAGTTGACCCAGGAATAA
- the LOC116213111 gene encoding serine/threonine-protein kinase STY8-like isoform X2 has protein sequence MEYYCTESCSSRAGAESYSSSNKSSRRPREKLDVYSSILWRLRELGVEEAWRPGFEDELLAHFRRLPHSYASDMSVEKAEDVLMHKRLLQMAKDPATRPAIEVRRAKASSSNQNCGNSVHSNTLSRVDAQGTAPRSRLRPIYEITISTNDKRKFLSQLTSLMSGLGLNIHEAHAFSTEDGYSLDVFVVACSKEQEAEELKTNLAMEIQKCERSLSPEKHVADANRQEQNGLMHMLKHVDVDFWEIDANLLRFEKKLASGSYGDLYKGTYLSQDVAIKVFRSEHINKALQQEFTQEVFILRKIQHRNIVKFIGASMRPPRLCIVTEYMPGGSVFDFLRKQKDVLHLSTVLRFAIDVSKGMHYLHQNDIIHRDLKAANLLMDENNVVKIADFGVAKIQCQSGVMTAETGTYRWMAPEVIGHKPYNHKADVFSFGIVLWELLTGKLPYEELTPLQAAIGVVQKIVFSGTKAKDYKLHSSCTRTTAQHMLATGSFNET, from the exons ATGGAGTACTACTGTACGGAGAGCTGCAGCAGCAGAGCAGGCGCAGAGTCCTACTCGTCGAGCAACAAGAGCAGTAGGAGACCGCGAGAGAAGCTTGATGTTTACAGCAGCATACTATGGCGGCTCAGAGAGCTCGGAGTCGAGGAAGCGTGGCGCCCCGGCTTCGAGGATGAACTCTTGGCTCATTTCCGTCGCCTCCCTCACAG CTATGCCTCGGACATGAGTGTGGAGAAGGCGGAAGATGTTTTGATGCACAAAAGGTTGCTTCAGATGGCTAAGGATCCTGCTACAAGACCTGCCATTGAAGTTCGTCGAGCAAAG GCTTCTTCCTCTAATCAAAATTGCGGAAATTCAGTTCATTCAAACACCTTAAGCAGAGTGGATGCTCAGGGAACTGCTCCAAGAAGTAGGCTCAG GCCGATCTATGAAATCACGATTTCCACAAATGACAAACGCAAATTTCTCAGCCAG cTTACTTCATTGATGTCTGGACTTGGATTGAACATCCACGAGGCTCATGCCTTTTCTACTGAAGATGGCTACTCCTTGGACGTATTTGTCGTTGCTTGTTCAAAGGAACAG GAGGCTGAGGAGCTCAAGACTAATCTGGCCATGGAAATACAAAAGTGTGAG AGGTCACTTTCGCCGGAAAAGCATGTCGCTGATGCCAACAGGCAAGAGCAAAATGGTCTAATGCACATGCTTAAACATGTGGATGTTGATTTCTGGGAGATTGATGCAAATCTGTTGAGATTTGAAAAGAAACTGGCTTCTGGATCTTATGGTGACTT GTATAAAGGTACGTACCTTAGTCAGGATGTGGCCATTAAAGTTTTTAGGTCTGAACATATAAACAAAGCTCTGCAGCAAGAATTTACTCAGGAAGTCTTTATTTTGAG GAAAATTCAGCATAGGAATATTGTCAAGTTCATTGGTGCATCTATGAGGCCTCCAAGACTTTGCATTGTGACAG AATACATGCCTGGAGGTAGCGTCTTTGACTTTCTCCGTAAGCAAAAGGATGTTCTACATCTCTCGACTGTACTCAGATTTGCGATTGATGTCTCCAAGGGGATGCATTACTTGCACCAGAATGACATCATCCACAGGGACCTCAAAGCTGCAAATCTTTTAATGGATGAAAATAAT GTAGTCAAGATTGCTGATTTTGGTGTTGCCAAAATCCAATGTCAGAGTGGTGTTATGACTGCTGAGACTGGAACATATCGGTGGATGGCTCCTGAG GTGATCGGACACAAGCCTTATAATCATAAGGCTGATGTCTTCAGTTTCGGGATTGTTCTGTGGGAATTGCTCACGGGAAAG CTTCCTTATGAAGAGCTAACCCCATTACAAGCGGCAATTGGTGTTGTCCAAAAG ATTGTATTTTCAGGGACTAAGGCCAAAGATTACAAGCTACACTCATCCTGCACTAGAACAACTGCTCAACATATGCTGGCAACTGGATCCTTCAATGAGACCTGA